A portion of the uncultured Bacteroides sp. genome contains these proteins:
- a CDS encoding response regulator, whose amino-acid sequence MIMKITPSEYKILIVDDVTSNVLLLKVLLTNEKFNVITASGGLQAIDLVDKEHPDLILLDVMMPEMNGFEVAHHLKENPETAEIPIIFLTALNSTPDVVKGFQVGGNDFISKPFNKEELIIRITHQISLVAANRIILAQTEELQKTIMGRDKLYSVIAHDLRSPVGSIKMVLNMLILNLPAEKIGSEMYDLLTMANQTTEDVFSLLDNLLKWTKSQIGRMKVVYQDIDLAHLAEGVVEIFAMVAAVKKITVRGEIPEKVLVYGDTDMVKTVIRNLLSNAIKFSNEGAEILLTVETKDDMAVISVKDHGCGIDEEGQKKLLHTDTHFSTFGTNNEEGSGLGLFLCKDFAQKNGGELWFVSAKGEGSTFSFSVPLKK is encoded by the coding sequence ATAATCATGAAAATAACTCCTTCAGAATATAAGATTCTTATTGTTGATGACGTGACGTCGAATGTATTGCTGCTAAAAGTGCTTCTTACTAACGAGAAATTTAATGTAATAACGGCTAGTGGCGGCTTGCAAGCTATCGATTTGGTGGATAAAGAACATCCTGATTTGATATTACTCGATGTGATGATGCCTGAAATGAACGGATTTGAGGTAGCTCATCATCTGAAGGAAAATCCTGAAACAGCTGAAATTCCTATAATTTTCTTGACCGCACTTAATAGTACGCCCGATGTGGTAAAAGGATTTCAAGTAGGAGGAAATGATTTTATTTCGAAACCCTTTAATAAGGAAGAGCTTATCATCCGCATCACTCACCAGATCTCTTTGGTGGCGGCCAATCGTATTATTCTAGCCCAGACAGAAGAGTTGCAGAAGACAATTATGGGGCGCGACAAATTATATTCGGTTATCGCACATGATCTCCGTTCTCCGGTTGGTTCTATTAAGATGGTGCTGAATATGCTGATTCTAAACTTGCCGGCTGAGAAAATAGGTTCTGAAATGTACGATCTTTTAACCATGGCAAATCAGACTACTGAGGATGTATTTTCATTACTGGATAATCTTTTGAAGTGGACAAAAAGTCAGATTGGCCGGATGAAGGTGGTTTATCAAGATATTGATCTGGCTCATCTGGCTGAGGGGGTTGTAGAAATATTTGCGATGGTTGCTGCTGTGAAGAAAATAACTGTTCGAGGTGAAATACCTGAAAAGGTGCTTGTTTACGGAGATACTGATATGGTGAAAACCGTTATCCGGAATTTGTTGAGCAATGCCATTAAATTCAGTAATGAGGGAGCAGAGATATTACTAACCGTAGAAACAAAGGATGATATGGCAGTGATTAGCGTGAAAGATCATGGTTGTGGCATTGACGAAGAAGGCCAAAAGAAACTACTGCATACTGATACGCATTTTAGTACTTTTGGCACAAACAATGAAGAAGGTTCCGGTCTTGGACTGTTTCTCTGTAAAGACTTCGCACAAAAGAATGGCGGAGAACTTTGGTTTGTGTCTGCTAAGGGAGAAGGATCTACCTTCAGCTTCTCTGTTCCTTTGAAAAAATAA